Proteins from one Prevotella sp. E2-28 genomic window:
- the rpmJ gene encoding 50S ribosomal protein L36, whose amino-acid sequence MKTRASLKKRTPDCKIVRRKGRLFVINKKNPKYKMRQG is encoded by the coding sequence ATGAAAACAAGAGCATCGTTGAAGAAGCGCACCCCCGATTGCAAGATCGTACGTCGTAAGGGTCGCCTGTTCGTTATCAACAAGAAGAACCCTAAGTACAAGATGCGTCAGGGTTAA